The Filimonas lacunae genomic sequence GCAAAACCTGAACGTAGATGCGATGGCAGGTTTATCTGTAAACGTAATCCGTCCTTTCCCTGGCGTAGGTATACTGGTTTGGGGTGCAAGAACCCTGGACGGCAACAGCCAGGACTGGCGTTATATTAACGTGCGCAGAACGCTGATTATGATTGAGCAGAGCCTGAAACTGGCAACCCGCACTTATGTGTTTGAGCCTAACAACTCCAGCACCTGGATCACCATCAGCAGCATGTTTAACAATTTCCTGTATAACCTGTGGACACAAGGCGCCCTGGTAGGTGCTGCTCCTGAGCAGGCTTACAGCGTGAGTGTTGGTTTAGGCAGCACCATGACCGCTAACGATATCCTGGACGGTATTATGCGCATTACGGTGAAAGTAGCCGTAGTTCGTCCTGCTGAATTTATCGAAATCACTTTCCAGCAACAACAACAACAATCATAACCTCCACTATTAAAAAATAATATTTTATGGCAGATAATGGATCAGCACAGAATACGATATGGCCTTTGGTTAGGTTTCAGTTCTCTGTGAAAATTGGCAGCGATGAAATTCTTTTCCAGGAAGTAACAGGCCTTAGCTCTGAAACCCAGGTAATTGAATACCGTGTTGGCAATAGCCAAAGCTATACCAGCATTAAAATGCCAGGTATTAAGAAGTTTGGTAACGTTACTTTGAAAAAAGGCATATTCCAGACCGATACCAAGCTGTGGACGATGTACAATGCTATTAAAATGAACACCATTGCACGTCAAACGGTGGTAATTAACCTGCTGGACGAAAACAATAAGGAAGCCATGACCTGGAACCTTACCAATGCTTTCCCCTGCAAAATGACCATCACTGATATGAAGTCAGATGCCAACGAAGCAGCGGTAGAAACCATTGAATTAGCACACGAAGGCTTTACACTGAAGACATCGTAATAAATGAGTAATAAGGATTATCCATATAATATCCCGCGGGGCTTTATGTTCGATGTAAAAGTCGGCACCATGAACCAGGTGGGGGAAGGTATGTTTCAGGAGGTAAGCGGTTTAAACGCTACGCTTGGAACCGAAGAGTTAAAGGAAGGAGGCGTAAACCTGTATACCACCAGGCTTCCCGGCAGGGCTAAATATGATAACCTGGTATTAAAGCGGGGGCTTTTGGTAGGCTCCCCGCTTACTACCTGGGTGTTTGATGCCTTACAAAATTTTTTAATTGATCCGCAACCGGTGCAGGTAAGGCTGATAGACGAACAGAAAAAGCCTATTGTTACCTGGAGCATTAAAAATGCCTACCCGGTAGCTATCAAAACAGATCCGTTCAGGGCCATGGATAACGCATTAGCCATTGAGTCGCTGGAGCTGGCATATACTTATTTTACAAGAACCAATATCTAAAGCAGAAGGAGAAGCGGTATGCCATTGGAAATAAGAGAGCTGGTGATTAAAGTAACGGTAGAAGAACAGGCAGGCAGGCAACAGCAGGCCGACCTGGCTAAAACACTGCAGACTTTAAAAAACCAGGTGGTGAAAGAGTGCATGGATCAGATTAAAACAAAACTGGAAAATTCGCTGGAGAGATAATAGACTATGTCGTTGGTAAAACTATTGTTACAGAGTTACAATAACCCCGCTTGTACAGGTAGCGCGCTGGGTAGTATAAACGCATTGGTAAACCCGGAAAAATACACCAAAAACAATAGCGTAAACTATGAAGAAGAACCGGAGATTAATAATCCTGCCGGTTCATTGGCGTTTGCAGGTGTGGCCAGTGGTTCTTTAAACCTGAATGGGTTAATGGTAGACGGCACAGGTGTTATTCCTTTACTGGGTGCCAGTAGTGTGCAGGATTATATTAGTAAACTGGAAAAAGTGGTATACACCTACAATGGTGATATGCACAAACCGCCTTTTGTAAAAGTTACCTGGGGTAGCCTTATTTTTAAGGGAGTGTGTACACAGTTCAATACCAACTACACACTGTTTAAACCCGATGGCACTGCTTTGCGCGCCACGGTAGACATTACCTTAAAATCAACTATTGATAACAAAACCAAGGCGAAAGAAGCAGACAATCATTCGCCCGACCTTACACATATGCGGGTAGTGAAGGCAGGAGATACCCTGCCGTTGATGAGTTACCAGATATATGGTGATAGTGCTTATTACCTGGAAATTGCCCGTTACAATAAATTAGACAACATATATCACTTAAAACCGGGGATGCAGTTGTATTTTCCACCACTAAAAAAATAACGTATGCCTGCACCTACCCCCGTACAGAACTTAGCAGACGATTCGTTGCGGTATACCGTTAAGGTAAATGGAAATGGTATTAACGATGCTTACACCGTAAGTTTTATTCGTGTGCATCACGAGGTGAATAAAATCTCCTATGCGGAAATTACCCTGTCGGGTGATGCTGAGGAAGACGGCAGTTCTATTCCTTTTACCGATTCTGATGATTTTACACCGGGTAATCCTATTGTTATTACGGCGGGCTATGGCGATGCGGGGGAAACCAGCCTGTTTACCGGGGTAATAGTAAAGCATGGGCTGGAAGCTAATGCTACTGTAGGTAACTATAACCTGAAACTGGTATGCAAGCATAATGCGGTAAGCATGACCTTTGGCAGAACGGAAGCTTTCTTTCAGAATAAAGTAGATAGCGATATTATCTCCGCTATTTTAAGTACATATGGTTTAAGTTCGTCTGTTACCAGCACCAGCTTTCAAAACGAAGGCTTTTTACAGAAGCTGGGTACCGATTGGGACCTGGTATTGTCGCGTGCTGAGTTTAATGGTATGTTGATATTGATGGATACCGACACCTTTACTATTCAAAAACCCAAGGTAAGTGCCGATCCGGTAATAACTGTAGGGCCGGGAGAAGGGTTGATGAGTTTCCAGGCCGAACTGAGTGCCGAAAAGCAGGCGCCATCTGTTAAGGCAACCGGTTGGGATATTAAAAACCAGAAGTTACAGGAAGCTTCGGCAGCGGAGCCTTCTGTGAATGCACAGGGCAGCGTAACGGCTAA encodes the following:
- a CDS encoding phage tail protein produces the protein MSNKDYPYNIPRGFMFDVKVGTMNQVGEGMFQEVSGLNATLGTEELKEGGVNLYTTRLPGRAKYDNLVLKRGLLVGSPLTTWVFDALQNFLIDPQPVQVRLIDEQKKPIVTWSIKNAYPVAIKTDPFRAMDNALAIESLELAYTYFTRTNI
- a CDS encoding phage tail protein, coding for MADNGSAQNTIWPLVRFQFSVKIGSDEILFQEVTGLSSETQVIEYRVGNSQSYTSIKMPGIKKFGNVTLKKGIFQTDTKLWTMYNAIKMNTIARQTVVINLLDENNKEAMTWNLTNAFPCKMTITDMKSDANEAAVETIELAHEGFTLKTS
- a CDS encoding CIS tube protein, whose amino-acid sequence is MSLVKLLLQSYNNPACTGSALGSINALVNPEKYTKNNSVNYEEEPEINNPAGSLAFAGVASGSLNLNGLMVDGTGVIPLLGASSVQDYISKLEKVVYTYNGDMHKPPFVKVTWGSLIFKGVCTQFNTNYTLFKPDGTALRATVDITLKSTIDNKTKAKEADNHSPDLTHMRVVKAGDTLPLMSYQIYGDSAYYLEIARYNKLDNIYHLKPGMQLYFPPLKK
- a CDS encoding DUF5908 family protein gives rise to the protein MPLEIRELVIKVTVEEQAGRQQQADLAKTLQTLKNQVVKECMDQIKTKLENSLER